The Glycine soja cultivar W05 chromosome 9, ASM419377v2, whole genome shotgun sequence sequence AGTTATGTAACGCATgtcatcttgttttttttatagacagtacctacaaaacaaataggtacaggTTCACATTGCTTGACATTGTGGGGGTGACACCAACCGGGATGACTTTCTCtactgggtttgcatatctggagggtgaGCGCGTGGACAATCTTGTATGGGCATTGGAACGGTTTTGAGGCCTTTTTTTAAGATACGATTGTCTTCCTGTTGTTATTGTCACAAACAGAGACCTAGCCCTgatgaatgctgtgaaagttgTGTTTCTGGAGTGTAcgaatttgttgtgcaggtttcacatagacaagaatgtgaaggcaaagtGTAAATCACTAATTGGTCAGAAGAATACCTtggactatgtaatggatagcTGGGGTAACCTGGTAGATTGTCCTTTGGAACAGGAGTTCCTTGAGCACCTTCAAAGGTTTCAAGTAGCGTGTTCCCTGTGGCCAATGTTCATTGACTATATATGTGAGACATAGATTGTCCCACACAAGGAGACATTTATCTTGgcctggacgaataaggtgatgcacctagacaacacaacaacaaataggtatttaaatgttttattattttagtcaagtttcttttaatgattgtttggaacattattgttattaatttgtcttctctgttgtgtgttttaaatgtagggttgaatctgtTCATTGGTCTTTGAAAAGGATATTACAGAATAGCGTTGCAGACCTCTatagtgtttgggatgcaatgaacaacatgatgacgCTGCAGCACACTGAAATTAGAGCATCATTCGAAATAAGTACGCATGTCGTTGGTCATGTTTTTaagaaaaccttatacaagaggcttctggGAATGGTGTCAAGGTAcgctttaaattaaattttggttgAGTTTGAGCGCATACGTCATTTGAAAGACAATCTGTCTTCTTGTGGGTGTGTCTTGAGAACCACGCtaggtcttccttgtgcatgcgAGCTACAAAGGTATGATGGTGGCAGCATCCCACTGGATGCAGTCCATATGTACTGGAGCAGACTTAATTTTTCAGACCAGGGGCTATGTGAGGCCAAAGTgagcatcaaggaagagattgATAGAATACATAAAAGATTCGAGGAACTTGATGTTTGCGGGAAAGTTACTTTCAAGAGTAAACTCCGAGAATTCGCATTTCTCGATGAGAcctctatgtgccctcctccaACAAAGGT is a genomic window containing:
- the LOC114368179 gene encoding uncharacterized protein LOC114368179; protein product: MRSDTYTGSRGRTSFVLIGYERSDSTYKTNRYRFTLLDIVGVTPTGMTFSTGFAYLEGERVDNLVWALERFHIDKNVKAKCKSLIGQKNTLDYVMDSWGNLVDCPLEQEFLEHLQRVESVHWSLKRILQNSVADLYSVWDAMNNMMTLQHTEIRASFEISTHVVGHVFKKTLYKRLLGMVSRTTLGLPCACELQRYDGGSIPLDAVHMYWSRLNFSDQGLCEAKVSIKEEIDRIHKRFEELDVCGKVTFKSKLREFAFLDETSMCPPPTKVKTKGAPKKVMKRSERSTKRDPSYWEYVDAYHSVQNSNTSVRPNASSFEPPKPARMIPMLDQFPPFMHGFIEDVVDVKTDGSCGYRSVFALLRMGEECWAMMRNKLIKEIGKWSQDYIKILGGTERYEQLRLSLHVDGLSKVSMDKWMDIMDMGYVIASRYNVILVSLSRQQSFTFFPLRSRPPADSAAHRIIYVSHVFDSHFV